The genomic stretch CGCGCATACTAGTCATTGGACCAAAAATAAAGCTGCGCTCAATCCGTCTCACCGGGTACATAAGGGACTCCCCACTCTCGGTCCTGATCGACGGAGGTAGCACGCACAACCTTATCAAACCATCTGTCGCTGATAAATTATGCCTTCCCCTCCATGTGATCTCACCGTTTCGGGTTTTTTCGGGAATGGAGCTTTTAAGCGGTGTGATTACGTGAGTTTGCTCACACCAATTTCACTACAGGGACACTCTTTTGATATCGATCTGTTCCTTTTACAAGTCGAAGGGCCGGATGTAGTACTGGGTGTTCAATGGCTTCAGGACTTAGACGACGTCACAAAGAATTACAAGACTCTACAGATGAGCTCGAGTCTGGGCCGGTTTGTTTACAGGGCGAAGATGGACCCCCTCATCAAATCTCGTACAATGGATTGTTCTCGTTGATAGGTCAGAAGCCGGAGTCCCAGGTGTTTGAACTCGTCCACGTTGACCGTTCAACATAGACCGACCAGGCCGCGGTCCTGCAGGTAAATCCCCTGTTGACAGACTCTCTAGCAAATTTTGAACAAGTGTTTGCCGTCCCCGCAGGCCTACCACCGGCTCTTAGCTGGGATCACCGCATCCATCTTCCTCAGTCGACGAGGCCCATAAACGTCAAACCGTACCGCTacctaggggtgagcaaaaaaaccggaaaccgaatatccgaaccgaaccaaaccgaaattttgaaattcggttcggtttttccggtttttcggttcggttcggttttaaaaataaaaaaaaaatttgatttttcgattcggtccggttcggttttaaaattTAGGATCGGTTTtaaaaaaaccgaattatatatatatattctattaatttaatatattatattatatataatatatatattcttttaatatattcaactatataatatatattatatgtattattaattttatattatataaatattctattagtatatataaaataaaataaaatacacatatataaatatatatttatattatatttatttttttcaggtttttcgatttttttcgggtttttcggttttgttcgggttttttgattttttaagttcggttttcagtttttcggtttcggttttttagtttttcgggttcggttcggtttggattttgaactaaattcggtttttcggtcttggcaaaaaaccgaaccgaaacccgaatgcacacccctaccgCTACCCTTACTTCCAAAAGGCAGAAATCGAGAACTAGGTTCGCGACATGCTCCAACAAGGCGTGATACAGCCCAGCACGAGCCCCTTCTAGTTGTCGGTTCTCTTGGTCCGAAAAAATGATGGTTCTTTCTGCCTTTGTGTGGATTAGTGCGCTCTGAACGCGGCAACAACACCAAATCATTTCCCGATTCCTACAGCGAACGAGCTTTTTGACGAACTCCATGCAGCTCGAATTTTTTCCAAATTGGACCTCCGATCAGGGTACCATCAGATTAGGATGCATGTGGATGACATCCATAAGAATGCTTTCCGTACCCACGACGGCCATTTTGAGTTTCTCGTCATGCCCTTCGGGCTAACAAATGCTTCGTCGACTTCCAAACGGCCATGAATATCATCTTTCAGTCGTTCTTTGAAAATTTGTGATAGTCTTCTTCGATGACATCTTAGTCTACAGCAACAATATGGACGACCACATCCACCATATCACAGAGGTCCTCTCCACGCTCCACACTAACTCATTCTTTATAAAGCAGTCCAAGTGCGCTTTCGGAGTGGCCTCTATTGATTATCTTGGCCATATCATCGCAGCAGGCGAGCTACGCGCCGACCCGGCAAAGATCAAGGCCATGACAGATTGGCCGACATCGTCTAATGTGAAGCAGCTTCGGGGTTTTCTAGGTTTGACCGGGTATTATCGACGCTTCGTCAAGAACTATTCGCTGATTGCTGCTCCTTTAACGGAACTATTGAAGAAGGATTCATTTTTATGGTCCGACGTCGCAGCCAACAGTTTCGAAGAGTTGAAGGCGGCGATGAGCTCCACGTCTGTCTTGCGCCTCCCAGAGTTTTCTGATACATTTGTGGTCGAGCGGACGCGTCTGACCATGGGATCGGCGCAGTGTTAATGCAACAAAATCATCCCATTGCTTATTTCAGCAAGAAGTTGGGACCACGAAGGCGCCTCGCCTTGATGTATCACAAAGAACTTTACGCCATAGTAGAGCCAGTACAAAAATGGCGTCAGTATTTGTTGGGTCGCGAGTTCATTATTCGGAGTGATCAGCGCAGTTTGAAGGAGCTTTTGTCGCAAATTGTGCAAACGCCGGACCAACAATTTTATGTGCGCAAACTAATGGGGTTTAAGTTCACCATTGAATACAAAACTGGCGCATCCAACaaagtggccgatgctctttcACGTCAATGCGACGACACTAGGACCGACCTGCCACATATGCTATCCCTTTATGCGCGCCCAATGCCGGCGGTTTTTGAGATGCTCAGGGCAGAAAATTCTTCACTCCAAGACATGGTTCAGTTGCATGAGTTGGTTGCGGCAGGGAAGGCGCCGAAACACGTCTCAGTGGCAGAGGGGTTGTTGTATTTCAAACGGCGTTTGTTTGTTACTCGTGACAACGGTTTGTAAGGTAATTTTGTAGGAATGTCACGATGCGCCGACAGCAGGACACCCAGGGGAACGTAGGACCTTTGTGCGAGTGGCATCCCTGTTCTATTGGCCGGGAATGCGTCGGGATGTTAAGGAATATGTGGTGGCATGCTTCACCTGTCAGGCTACGAAGTACATTCGCGATAAACCGAACGGACTCATTCAACCTCTGCCAATCCCATATATGGTGTGGGAAGCAGCGTCCTCTTTCGGTTACACGACGattatggtggtggtggaaCGCCTAACGAAGTATGCTCACTTTGGTGCTTTGAAAGGTGGTTTTGATCCTACGACCGTCACGCGTCTTTTTTTCGACACAGTGATGAAGTTACATGGGTTTCCCAAAAAGCTCTTATCGGATCGAGATTCTATTTTCATGAGTGAATTTTGGGACGAGTTGCTTTCGCTCAGCGGTACTAAGTTGCAGTTTACTACAGCTTACCACCCGCAAACGGACGGCCAGTCAGAAGTAACGAACCGCGCCTTGGAGCAGTATCTGAGGGTGTTCGTGTATGAACGACCCAAATGCTGGTTTGCTCTGTTGCCGTGGGTTGAGCTGGCTCTCAATTGCAGCCTCAACTCCAACATCGGCATGTCGCCCTTCCAAGCTCTTTACGGGGGAACCACCTAGTTTGTTCGATACATATGTGCGACCGTCGCACAATAAAGAGGCGGCGGAATTGTTGGATGAGTGTGAGGAGACGTTGCGGGCTTTGAAACGCGGCATTCACCAGGCTCAACTCTCAATGGCGGAATTCGCGAACCAAAAACGGAATGATGTGGAGTTCAACGTAGGAGATTCCGTCTTGCTTAAGCTCCAGCCGTACAGGCAGAAATCGGTGGGGAAACCATTATCCAACACAACGTTTTCTACGTTTCGCTCCTTAAAGCATTCGTCCCAGGCACAACAGTGGGCATAGCCTTACCGTCGGAGTTCAATCGGAGTTAGCCATGTGATACGCCAGTGGAGGTGACAGGTCGGCGTACGGTCTTggtgaataaaattccacaagtTCTGTGACTTGTGCGATGGTCGGCCGACGCTGATGGATCCCCCCTCTTGGGTGGCGGAGGAGTTGTTGCGTTCTCATTTTCCTCATCTacgccttgaggacaaggtcgTTGCTAAGGGAGAGGGAGTTGATACGACCCTCACCAATAGAGCTCCGCTCGACGACGAAGAAGCAGAGCTGCATGAGCCCATGCAGCTAGATGAGTCCAAAGAAGGAGAGAAGAGGGAGACGAAGGCACGAGGCCGACCCAAGAACCGATGGTCCAAGAAAGATCGACCAAAGAGGGCAGCTTCTCGGCCCGCCAAGTATCGGGACCTCGTCAGCTATTAGAGATAGACATGCGTGGTGTTcattttgatttctttttgaGTTATTTCCTTATTTTTCATTAATCCTTTTCCTTTTAAGATTGAGTCAAGTCTTTTGGGTCTCTATAAATACCATATAACCCCATAGATAGTCATTGAGAATTAAAGGAATAAACACAAGGAATAAACACTTTTTTTCTCATCTTCAAGCTCTCCGTTCTTTTTTTATTCCTAATTGTGCTACAACGTGTGCTCTAAACTCTCGGTAGGATCGTTGTTCCTATCACAAGTTCTGGCTCGCCTCCCTTTCAAACTTgaacatttttatatataaaaaaaatccactTACACAAACTACTTCATGATAAAGTATaagaattaattattttcacATGGGATTTTTGAGGTCCTTATAGggagtactttttaattttgatttataacaATCTCAAGTTAAGGATTCTAGAAAATCCGATAAATAAAGTCAATGAAATGCTGTAAAACGTTAATAGTAAACAAATCTATtactaaaacataaaattgCATAGAGAATACAAAAGTACAATTACGTGTTGCCATTTTTCAAATAACGTATAAATTTTCCTTATTTAACCTTCAATTACaagtacaaatttttttttccctatgaaaaatatgaactctCCCTTTTGAGTCTATCCctgaaaaatattaatattctaattttgaaaactattttctctctaataaggcgAGACTCATTCTCTTTtaataatactttaaaaaattttgatCGGAAGCTTCTTTATAGGTTCTAGAAAATCAGTTGGGGCCGGTCTGATCAAATCGGGCCGGGCTTCTAT from Salvia splendens isolate huo1 chromosome 4, SspV2, whole genome shotgun sequence encodes the following:
- the LOC121801126 gene encoding uncharacterized mitochondrial protein AtMg00860-like, with protein sequence MDDHIHHITEVLSTLHTNSFFIKQSKCAFGVASIDYLGHIIAAGELRADPAKIKAMTDWPTSSNVKQLRGFLGLTGYYRRFVKNYSLIAAPLTELLKKDSFLWSDVAANSFEELKAAMSSTSVLRLPEFSDTFVVERTRLTMGSAQC